One region of Miscanthus floridulus cultivar M001 chromosome 19, ASM1932011v1, whole genome shotgun sequence genomic DNA includes:
- the LOC136529534 gene encoding myosin-17-like isoform X2, whose protein sequence is MTQGLIGKMFTTTQASAQKGGGPFIEEAKYPVLLFKQRLTTWLEKFYGMIRDNLKTEISPLLGLCIQAPRTARASLIKGAKSQANALAQQTLKAHWQSIVKILTNNLNVLKANYVPSFLIRKLFTQVFSFFNVQLFNSLLLRRECCSFSNGEYVKAGLAELAEWCISGTEKVLPGMN, encoded by the exons ATGACTCAGGGACTAATTGGGAAGATGTTCACA ACGACTCAAGCATCAGCACAAAAAGGCGGGGGCCCTTTCATTGAAGAAGCTAAGTATCCTGTTCTGCTTTTCAAGCAGCGGCTTACAACATGGCTTGAGAAGTTCTATGGAATGATAAGAGACAATCTGAAAACAGAGATATCTCCACTGCTTGGTCTTTGCATCCAG GCCCCAAGAACAGCTCGTGCAAGTCTAATTAAAGGAGCTAAATCTCAAGCAAATGCTTTAGCGCAACAAACTCTGAAGGCTCATTGGCAGAGCATTGTGAAAATTTTGACAAACAACTTGAATGTCTTGAAAGCAAATTAT GTCCCTTCGTTTTTAATCAGGAAGTTGTTCACTCAAGTATTTTCGTTTTTTAATGTCCAGTTGTTTAATAG TCTGCTTCTCCGACGGGAGTGCTGTTCATTTAGCAATGGAGAATATGTAAAAGCTGGATTGGCAGAGCTGGCAGAATGGTGCATTTCTGGAACAGAAAAG